A portion of the Gemmatimonadaceae bacterium genome contains these proteins:
- a CDS encoding helix-turn-helix domain-containing protein: MRPPRRSQNAVQTLLNTILGTEANVRLLRVLSRTDTPMTAGELARRALLGRTSVYPALEALESTGIVEFIGAGARRQLRFRSAHPLGGALVELFNAEAQRVAAMVGALRVSFAAVSPRPSAAWLEGLNDERGGEESLSLWVVADSRSLTRLTDALTDRISDIERRFGVQIAVSGLTRTEIERRASAEPDRFAQVVPLDGVPPMAFVTPAGRRSSSESLGSHGEHDTRARRLAIAVAAKLKRDPMLVQRARARIAEREKHASSGERRALREWLRMLDTASPGKLERILTDRSERATRLRQTLLALDLLTPSERKAVLASETDEEARAVVARTKRR; this comes from the coding sequence ATGCGCCCACCCCGCCGCTCCCAGAACGCGGTCCAGACGCTGCTCAACACCATCCTCGGTACCGAGGCGAACGTGCGTCTCCTCCGCGTCCTGTCCCGCACCGACACACCGATGACTGCTGGCGAGCTCGCGCGCCGAGCACTGCTCGGTCGGACGTCGGTGTACCCGGCGCTCGAAGCGTTGGAGAGCACCGGCATCGTCGAATTCATTGGCGCCGGCGCGCGTCGGCAACTCCGCTTCCGCTCCGCGCATCCCCTCGGCGGCGCGCTGGTCGAATTGTTCAACGCCGAGGCGCAGCGAGTGGCGGCGATGGTCGGAGCGCTCCGCGTATCGTTCGCGGCCGTCTCGCCGCGTCCCTCGGCGGCGTGGCTCGAGGGGTTGAACGATGAGCGCGGCGGCGAGGAGTCGCTGAGCCTATGGGTCGTCGCTGATTCGAGGTCGCTGACGCGGCTCACCGATGCGCTCACGGACCGAATCAGCGACATCGAGCGCCGATTCGGCGTACAGATCGCGGTGAGCGGTCTCACTCGCACCGAAATCGAGCGACGGGCGAGTGCCGAACCTGACCGATTTGCGCAGGTTGTGCCTCTCGACGGCGTCCCGCCAATGGCGTTCGTTACGCCCGCGGGCAGACGTTCCTCATCAGAATCGTTAGGCTCACATGGCGAGCATGACACGCGCGCACGTCGCCTCGCGATCGCCGTCGCGGCGAAGCTCAAACGTGATCCAATGCTCGTGCAGCGTGCGCGTGCGCGCATCGCCGAGCGAGAGAAGCATGCGTCGTCTGGCGAACGCCGCGCGCTGCGCGAATGGCTGAGAATGCTGGACACGGCGTCGCCCGGGAAGCTCGAGCGGATTCTCACCGACCGAAGCGAACGCGCCACGCGACTTCGCCAGACGCTTCTCGCGCTCGACTTGCTCACGCCGTCCGAGCGCAAGGCCGTTCTCGCGAGCGAGACGGATGAGGAAGCACGTGCGGTGGTCGCGAGGACCAAGCGCCGGTGA
- a CDS encoding hemolysin III family protein produces MSQRTAALVNRSEIGGRREPVNGWFHFAGAALACIGLILLIREAHARGTIRHLVSATTFGATAFFMFAASALYHLRPASPRQRLYQRLDHAMIYVFIAGTYTPLCLITLWPGTDAVLLLLSVWMLAAIGMLLDLTGRPLRRGQATAFYLAMGWAVLFLLPALRGHPRLVDWLLTGGLFYTVGALAYWRQRPRRRVGPIGFHEFWHLCVIVASASHFWAIFAYVIAR; encoded by the coding sequence GTGAGTCAGCGAACGGCCGCCTTGGTCAACCGTTCCGAGATCGGCGGCCGCCGCGAGCCAGTCAATGGCTGGTTTCATTTCGCCGGCGCGGCCCTCGCGTGTATCGGGCTAATCCTGCTCATTCGCGAAGCGCACGCTCGCGGTACCATCCGTCACCTGGTCAGCGCGACGACCTTCGGCGCCACCGCGTTTTTCATGTTCGCGGCGAGTGCGCTCTACCACCTGCGACCGGCCTCACCGCGGCAACGGCTGTATCAGCGTCTCGACCACGCGATGATCTACGTGTTCATCGCCGGGACCTACACGCCTCTATGCCTGATAACGCTCTGGCCCGGCACGGACGCCGTCCTCCTGCTCCTCTCCGTCTGGATGCTCGCGGCCATTGGAATGCTGCTCGATCTGACGGGTCGGCCGTTGCGCCGCGGTCAGGCGACGGCGTTCTATCTCGCGATGGGCTGGGCCGTGTTGTTTCTTCTGCCGGCACTTCGCGGACATCCTCGGCTCGTCGACTGGCTGCTCACCGGCGGATTGTTCTACACGGTGGGCGCGCTCGCGTATTGGCGGCAACGGCCGCGCCGGCGCGTGGGACCGATTGGTTTTCACGAGTTCTGGCACCTGTGCGTCATTGTGGCCAGCGCGAGCCACTTCTGGGCGATCTTCGCGTATGTGATCGCACGCTAG